The sequence below is a genomic window from Candidatus Berkelbacteria bacterium.
TGCCCTGTACAAAAAAGACATAAAATTTCCGTTCGAGAAATTCACGCCGTTTTACATATTCCTTGCCGCAGCCTCGCTCATAAATCCTCTTTTCCTCGCGGGGCTTTTTTTGGCGGCAGCGATTGAGCTCATTGACAGGAGATGGCACGCTGGTCCTGTGGACTTCGTTAAATTCGCCGTTCTCCAGTCCATAGGTTCCTTTGTAATAATAGCCTCCGTTCTGTACGGGTGCTGGAAATACGGCTCTTCTCCAAGAATCCTCCTCCCTTTTAAATCTTGACTTTATATGAAATACATGCGCGCCTTAATAACAGGCATCAGCGGCTTTGTAGGCTCACATCTGGCCGAGCACCTAATAGAAAACGGGGTTGAAGTATTCGGCAGCATAAGGTGGAGGAGCAGGCTGGACAACATAGTGCATATAAAAGACCGTATA
It includes:
- a CDS encoding GDP-mannose 4,6-dehydratase, which translates into the protein MRALITGISGFVGSHLAEHLIENGVEVFGSIRWRSRLDNIVHIKDRIKLIETDMRDSHSVVGLIKDTEPDLIFHLAAQSFVPTSWNAPQDTIYT